One stretch of Saccharomonospora xinjiangensis XJ-54 DNA includes these proteins:
- a CDS encoding amidohydrolase family protein has protein sequence MPDSVTEAADVVDVVDAWMQQPNDRFMRQPWLETLVRWTGMDRHAPPVRDTIAAMDRAGVSCGLLSAWHGPTGPLISNDEVAAVVASHPDRFRGVAAVDLTDPMGAVREIRRCVRELGFVAVRVVPWLWNLPPNDRRYYPVYVACAELGVPFCTQIGHTGPLCPSEPGRPIPYLDEVLLDFPELVVVGGHVGYPWIHEVLSLATKYPNFYIDTSAYAVHRLPAELVEFLRGRGRERVLFGSNYPMITAADCLRRLDELGLDDEAKGLFLSGNARRVFALSG, from the coding sequence ATGCCCGACAGTGTCACCGAAGCCGCCGACGTCGTTGACGTCGTCGATGCCTGGATGCAGCAACCCAACGACCGCTTCATGCGGCAGCCGTGGCTGGAAACCCTGGTGCGCTGGACCGGGATGGACAGGCACGCCCCTCCGGTGCGGGACACGATCGCGGCGATGGACCGGGCCGGGGTGTCCTGCGGCCTGCTCTCGGCGTGGCACGGGCCGACCGGACCCCTGATCTCCAACGACGAGGTGGCCGCCGTCGTCGCGAGCCACCCGGACCGTTTTCGCGGCGTGGCAGCGGTGGATCTGACCGACCCGATGGGTGCGGTGCGGGAGATCCGCCGCTGCGTGCGGGAACTCGGTTTCGTCGCGGTCCGGGTCGTGCCCTGGTTGTGGAATCTGCCGCCCAACGACCGCAGGTACTACCCGGTCTACGTGGCCTGCGCCGAACTCGGGGTGCCGTTCTGCACCCAGATCGGGCACACCGGGCCGCTGTGCCCGTCCGAGCCGGGACGGCCCATTCCCTACCTGGACGAGGTTCTGCTCGACTTTCCGGAGTTGGTGGTGGTCGGCGGACACGTCGGCTACCCGTGGATTCACGAGGTCCTGTCGCTGGCCACGAAGTACCCCAACTTCTACATCGACACCTCCGCCTACGCGGTGCACCGGCTCCCCGCTGAACTGGTCGAGTTCCTGCGGGGAAGGGGCCGCGAGAGGGTGCTCTTCGGCAGCAACTACCCGATGATCACCGCGGCCGACTGCCTGCGCAGGCTCGACGAACTAGGCCTCGACGACGAGGCGAAGGGCCTGTTCCTCAGCGGCAACGCACGGCGGGTGTTCGCCTTGAGCGGGTAG
- a CDS encoding DUF1116 domain-containing protein, protein MNRPSDAPTSVTTAGAELFATALTSQAVEVSHVDWRPPMPGTENDLATVMADPLRHAANQRAAQAMLDVRAMLVDVVPAAEALGLERGHFLHAGPPITWDRTSGPLRGALLGAAALEGIVPDPADAATLFETGGLTFEPCHHRSAVGPMAGVVSPSMWMFVVEDPDSGRRTYCSLNEGLGKVLRYGAYAPDVLERLRWMSNVLGPSLRDAVRATGPIDITGILTQMVQMGDEAHNRNRAGTLMLLRDLSPALVSSGHPATDVSDVLRFIGGNDHFFLNLAMPACKLALDAARDIEGSTMVVAMARNGTDFGIQVSGTGDEWFTGPAQLADGLFIGDFGPEDANPDIGDSAITETAGLGGFSMATAPPIVRFVGGTVPEALATTQRMYEITLAENPRWSIPILEFRGAPTGIDVSLVCRTGILPQINTGMAGKEPGVGQVGAGLVKPPAEIFPAALAALAQRARARVGEPGMPTGKIGA, encoded by the coding sequence ATGAACCGACCCAGCGACGCCCCCACCTCGGTCACCACCGCCGGAGCCGAACTCTTCGCCACCGCATTGACGAGCCAGGCCGTCGAGGTGTCGCACGTGGACTGGCGTCCTCCCATGCCGGGAACGGAGAACGACCTGGCCACGGTCATGGCCGACCCGCTGCGCCACGCCGCGAATCAGCGTGCCGCACAGGCGATGCTCGACGTGCGGGCGATGCTGGTGGACGTGGTTCCCGCCGCCGAGGCACTCGGCCTCGAACGCGGCCACTTCCTGCACGCCGGACCACCGATCACCTGGGACCGCACCTCGGGACCGCTGCGCGGCGCGCTGCTCGGGGCGGCCGCGCTGGAGGGGATCGTGCCCGACCCCGCCGACGCCGCAACGCTCTTCGAGACAGGCGGACTGACCTTCGAACCGTGCCACCACCGCAGCGCGGTAGGGCCGATGGCGGGTGTGGTCTCGCCATCGATGTGGATGTTCGTCGTGGAGGACCCGGATTCGGGACGGCGCACCTACTGCTCGCTCAACGAGGGACTCGGCAAGGTGTTGCGGTACGGCGCCTACGCGCCCGACGTGCTCGAGCGGTTGCGCTGGATGTCCAACGTGCTGGGACCGTCGCTGCGCGACGCCGTGCGCGCGACCGGCCCGATCGACATCACCGGCATTCTCACGCAGATGGTGCAGATGGGCGACGAGGCGCACAACCGCAACCGGGCGGGCACTCTGATGCTGCTGCGTGACCTCTCCCCCGCGCTGGTGTCCTCGGGGCATCCGGCCACGGACGTGTCCGACGTGCTGCGGTTCATCGGCGGCAACGACCACTTCTTCCTGAACCTCGCCATGCCTGCCTGCAAGCTCGCGCTGGACGCCGCGCGAGACATCGAGGGTTCCACCATGGTGGTCGCGATGGCCCGCAACGGCACCGATTTCGGCATCCAGGTGTCGGGCACCGGCGACGAGTGGTTCACCGGACCGGCGCAGCTCGCCGACGGGCTGTTCATCGGCGACTTCGGCCCCGAGGACGCCAACCCGGACATCGGGGACTCCGCGATCACCGAGACCGCGGGTCTCGGCGGCTTCTCCATGGCCACCGCACCACCCATCGTGCGGTTCGTCGGTGGCACCGTGCCCGAGGCGCTGGCCACCACACAACGCATGTACGAGATCACCCTCGCCGAGAACCCGCGCTGGAGCATCCCGATTCTGGAGTTCCGGGGCGCGCCGACGGGTATCGACGTCTCCCTCGTCTGCCGCACCGGAATCCTGCCGCAGATCAACACCGGAATGGCGGGTAAGGAACCCGGTGTCGGTCAGGTCGGCGCCGGACTGGTGAAGCCTCCTGCGGAGATCTTCCCCGCCGCGCTGGCCGCGCTCGCGCAGCGGGCTCGCGCGCGGGTGGGCGAGCCGGGCATGCCGACAGGCAAGATCGGGGCGTGA
- a CDS encoding succinyl-CoA synthetase subunit alpha produces the protein MTGVAHVELRTGAYADSVTLLQVSRTVAALPGVIAAQVVMATPLNVEVLASMDFRIPAAVSPNDMVVALRLEDESVRQEALAAVDSALAASRSGGDSAERVAAAPRTTRSALSRSGAELALVSVPGQHAFVEAMDALDAGRDVLVFSDNVPLEQELVLKRTATERGLLVMGPDCGTALVGGVGLGFANTTRPGPVGMVAASGTGCQQLLCLLDAAGVGVGAALGVGGRDLGEQVGGLSTMAALRRLDADPAVELIVVVSKPPAPRVADAVRRFADELTTPVLLALLAPGEPDLTGAAEAVLAALGRPAPRWPRWGGRSAPAGGRYLRGLFAGGTLCDEAMLIAAETLGPIRSNIPLDPALALDGVSIPEDHSMLDFGEDSLTKARAHPMIDPTLRLDHLAKVAADPDTAVVLVDVVLGHGAEPDPAATLAPAIAAARQQRQVPIVVTCVGTESDPQGLHSQAGALAEAGAEVFLSNADATRRAVELVTGGIR, from the coding sequence GTGACCGGTGTTGCCCACGTCGAGCTGCGCACAGGCGCGTACGCCGACTCCGTGACCTTGCTTCAGGTGAGCCGCACTGTCGCCGCGCTGCCCGGGGTGATCGCAGCGCAGGTGGTGATGGCGACACCCCTCAACGTCGAGGTGCTCGCCTCGATGGACTTCCGGATACCTGCGGCGGTGTCACCCAACGACATGGTGGTGGCGCTGCGGCTGGAGGACGAGAGCGTGCGGCAGGAGGCGTTGGCCGCCGTGGATTCGGCGCTGGCGGCTTCCCGCAGCGGTGGCGACAGCGCCGAGCGGGTCGCCGCCGCACCGCGCACGACGCGGTCAGCGTTGTCCCGGTCCGGCGCCGAACTGGCGCTGGTGTCGGTGCCGGGCCAACACGCGTTCGTCGAGGCGATGGACGCCCTCGACGCGGGCCGTGACGTGCTGGTCTTCAGCGACAACGTGCCGCTGGAGCAGGAGCTGGTCCTCAAACGCACCGCCACGGAGCGGGGACTGCTGGTGATGGGGCCGGACTGCGGCACAGCGCTGGTCGGCGGGGTCGGTCTCGGCTTCGCCAACACCACCCGCCCCGGCCCGGTGGGGATGGTCGCCGCCTCGGGGACCGGCTGCCAGCAACTGCTGTGCCTGCTCGACGCCGCGGGTGTCGGCGTCGGAGCCGCACTCGGCGTCGGTGGCCGCGATCTCGGCGAGCAGGTCGGCGGACTGTCCACAATGGCCGCGTTGCGCCGGTTGGACGCCGACCCGGCGGTGGAGCTGATCGTGGTGGTCTCGAAGCCGCCCGCTCCCCGGGTGGCCGACGCGGTGCGCCGGTTCGCCGACGAGTTGACCACGCCGGTGCTGCTGGCCCTCCTGGCGCCCGGCGAGCCGGACCTGACCGGTGCCGCCGAGGCCGTGCTGGCGGCGCTCGGCCGGCCTGCGCCACGTTGGCCACGCTGGGGCGGGCGGTCCGCCCCGGCGGGAGGCCGATACCTGCGCGGCCTTTTCGCCGGTGGCACGCTGTGTGACGAGGCGATGCTCATCGCAGCCGAGACACTCGGCCCCATCCGCAGCAACATCCCGCTCGACCCGGCGCTGGCACTCGACGGCGTTTCGATCCCCGAGGACCACAGCATGCTCGACTTCGGTGAAGACTCCCTCACCAAGGCCAGGGCACACCCGATGATCGACCCGACCCTGCGGCTCGACCATCTCGCCAAGGTCGCCGCCGATCCGGACACCGCCGTGGTGCTTGTGGACGTGGTGCTCGGTCACGGCGCCGAACCCGACCCCGCAGCCACGCTCGCACCAGCCATCGCGGCGGCGCGGCAGCAGCGTCAGGTGCCGATCGTCGTCACCTGTGTGGGCACCGAATCCGATCCGCAGGGACTGCACTCGCAGGCGGGCGCGCTGGCCGAAGCGGGTGCCGAGGTCTTTCTGTCCAATGCCGACGCCACCCGGCGCGCGGTCGAACTGGTCACCGGAGGTATTCGATGA
- a CDS encoding GlxA family transcriptional regulator — MRRVVLVAYDNAQLLDISCTADVFDGANRLGGEPGYEVTLATVDGGPVRCSGGLTLAAHARLDQVRGSVDTVVVAGGLGHEAAACDTRLTAHLRRIATDARRVASVCTGATVLAAAGLLRGRRATTHWRWAARLADRAPDVTVDPAPLFVRDGNVYTSAGVTSALDLALAFVEADHGASVARDVARYLVVYLQRPGNQAQVSMFLTAPPPGNGPLRDLVAHIRAHPDGDLGTASLAARAGVSPRHLTRLFTTHLGATPSRYVRAVRVEQAARLLSTSDLPLTAVARRCGFGSAHTLRQAFLAHYATAPSAYRRMLRGSPGSGDVSDVLTGLGRDAVAAPGVSELV, encoded by the coding sequence ATGCGCCGCGTCGTCCTCGTCGCCTACGACAACGCCCAGCTGCTGGACATCTCCTGCACCGCGGACGTCTTCGACGGCGCCAACCGGCTGGGCGGTGAACCCGGTTACGAGGTCACGCTCGCCACCGTGGATGGTGGCCCCGTGCGCTGCTCCGGTGGGCTCACACTCGCCGCCCACGCCCGGCTCGACCAAGTCAGAGGAAGCGTCGATACCGTCGTGGTGGCCGGCGGGCTCGGCCACGAGGCCGCGGCCTGCGACACCCGGCTCACCGCACACCTCCGCAGGATCGCCACCGACGCCAGGCGCGTCGCCTCGGTGTGCACGGGGGCGACGGTGCTCGCCGCAGCCGGGCTCCTGCGAGGGCGGCGCGCCACCACCCACTGGCGATGGGCGGCACGGCTCGCCGACCGCGCGCCCGACGTGACCGTGGACCCCGCGCCGCTGTTCGTCAGGGACGGCAACGTCTACACGTCAGCAGGCGTCACGAGTGCCCTCGACCTCGCGCTGGCGTTCGTGGAGGCGGACCACGGCGCCTCCGTGGCGCGGGACGTCGCCCGCTACCTCGTCGTCTACCTGCAACGACCCGGCAATCAGGCCCAGGTCAGCATGTTCCTCACCGCACCGCCGCCCGGCAACGGGCCGCTGCGGGACCTCGTGGCCCACATCCGCGCGCACCCCGACGGTGACCTGGGCACCGCGTCACTCGCCGCCCGCGCCGGTGTGAGCCCGCGGCACCTCACCCGCCTTTTCACCACGCATCTCGGCGCGACCCCCAGCCGCTACGTCAGGGCGGTGCGTGTCGAGCAGGCCGCACGTCTGCTGTCCACGAGCGACCTTCCGCTGACGGCGGTGGCGCGGCGCTGCGGGTTCGGTTCCGCCCACACGCTCCGGCAGGCGTTTCTCGCGCACTACGCCACCGCCCCCTCGGCATATCGCAGGATGCTTCGCGGCTCTCCCGGCAGCGGGGATGTGTCCGATGTGCTCACTGGGCTCGGACGTGATGCCGTGGCAGCCCCTGGCGTGAGCGAACTCGTGTGA
- a CDS encoding DJ-1/PfpI family protein codes for MKTIAFVTYPGLTALDLVGPLTVLDPLSALLPDEFRTVLVGEHTGLVSSDTPLRIAASHTFDEVPEPFAVVVPGGLEPTIEAMSDERLLAYLRRAGETAEVLASVCTGSLVLAAASLLEGYEATTHWAFLDLLEKFGAKPVAKRWVSDGKAFTAAGVAAGIDAALHLAATLAGEDVARTIQFGIEYDPRPPFGPLNWEDAPRDMWQALRADALREGTAEAPDLARKLGVAAS; via the coding sequence ATGAAGACGATCGCTTTCGTGACGTATCCCGGTCTCACCGCCCTCGACCTCGTCGGCCCTCTGACGGTGCTCGACCCGCTGTCGGCGCTGCTGCCCGACGAGTTCCGCACGGTGCTGGTCGGCGAGCACACGGGGCTCGTGTCGTCGGATACCCCGCTGCGGATCGCGGCGAGCCACACATTCGACGAGGTCCCGGAGCCGTTCGCCGTCGTCGTCCCCGGCGGGCTGGAGCCGACGATCGAGGCGATGTCGGACGAGCGGCTGCTCGCCTACCTGCGCAGGGCGGGCGAGACGGCCGAGGTGCTGGCGTCGGTGTGCACGGGTTCGCTGGTGCTGGCGGCGGCGAGCCTACTCGAAGGGTACGAGGCCACGACGCACTGGGCGTTCCTCGACCTGCTGGAAAAATTCGGGGCGAAGCCGGTGGCGAAACGCTGGGTGAGCGACGGCAAGGCGTTCACGGCGGCGGGAGTGGCGGCGGGCATCGACGCGGCCCTCCACCTGGCCGCCACGCTGGCAGGGGAGGACGTCGCGCGCACGATCCAGTTCGGCATCGAGTACGACCCCAGGCCCCCGTTCGGGCCGCTGAACTGGGAGGACGCGCCACGCGACATGTGGCAGGCGCTGCGGGCGGACGCGCTGCGCGAGGGCACAGCCGAAGCCCCGGACCTCGCGCGCAAACTGGGTGTGGCCGCGTCGTGA
- a CDS encoding FluC/FEX family fluoride channel: MAAVVAGYRRDVLLAIAAGGALGSLARYGMAELFAHPPGEFAVSTLLTNVLGCLGLGTLMAFVEHGRLPLLLRPFLGIGFFGGFTTMSAFALDTVEAVRHGNAGVAVAYVAGSLAASLVAVAAGFVGTGRRLRRAGRGGRS; this comes from the coding sequence ATGGCAGCCGTGGTCGCTGGATATCGAAGGGACGTGCTGCTGGCCATCGCGGCAGGCGGCGCGCTCGGCAGCCTCGCCCGCTACGGGATGGCCGAACTGTTCGCTCACCCTCCCGGCGAGTTCGCCGTGTCCACGCTGCTGACGAACGTTCTCGGCTGCCTCGGACTCGGCACGTTGATGGCGTTCGTCGAGCACGGACGGCTGCCGCTGCTGCTGCGGCCGTTTCTGGGCATCGGGTTCTTCGGCGGATTCACGACGATGTCGGCGTTCGCGCTCGACACCGTGGAGGCGGTGCGGCACGGGAACGCCGGTGTGGCCGTGGCCTATGTCGCCGGGTCCCTCGCCGCGTCTCTCGTGGCCGTGGCAGCCGGGTTCGTCGGCACCGGGAGGCGGCTGCGGCGAGCGGGCCGGGGAGGCAGGTCGTGA